The genomic segment CTCTTATGATCGCTTTTGATAAGTATCTTATTTGAAAAGAAACTCTTCACTATTTTTATCTCTTTTCTTTTAGTTGTTGTCATCCTGATACAAGTCTCAGTCAAGCGTACTAAATCAAACAATGTTGGTTTTATTTCCAAGTTGTTTAACTCTGACTTTGAAAAATCGAGAATGTCGTTAATCAAATTTAACAGGTGATTCCCTGAATAATAGATATCATTTGCATATTCTCTATGTTCAGTACCAAGCACTTCTGCTGTGCGTATCAGATCTGAGAAACCTATTATTGCGTTTAAAGGTGTTTTTAGTTCGTGACTAACATTCGCTAGAAATTGTGATTTTTGGGAACTTATTTCTTCTATACTTTCTTTGGCTTTTTTTAGTTTCGTGTTTATCGAAAACTGTTCGTTCAAGACCTTAGAGCTTTCCCTGATTTTCATTACGCTCCAGAAAAATAAGGATGAGCAAATGAACAATACGACAAGTGTGAAGCCTATCCATGTAATGCGGAAAGGCCTTATAAGGCTCTTTGCATCGTATGTAATTTCAATAACCGACGGGGGATTTTCTTCTGGGTTCAAAGCCACTGTGACTACTATATTTCCCGCGTTGTCGATAGAGGTGGAAGAAATATTGTTATTTAGGTCATGATTATACGGATGGTGTGCATGTTCTAGATATTTGTTGAGACTAAAAACTCTTGTTTCACCTTTGTAAAATATTTCAACTTGAATAACATCCAGTGGTTCAAAAAGTAACTTCGCTTCGCTCTCAAAGTACATGAATTGAGGCTTTTCATACATTTTTGTAGGCTCAAAGTCATACATTTCAAGCATAAAGGAGTATTTTTCCCATATTAGTCTATTAAAAATATTCCTAATATTCACCGCATTCCTCTCTGTGCTGCTTTCGAGAAGGGTTTTTTCTGTCTTTATATACCCAAGGAAAGAAGTCAGTAGTATTGTCACTACAATGAGGATGAACGACTTTATATAGTTAAACATTTTGAGTAGCGATCAAGTTAGCGATTAAAGTATATAACTTTTTGTTTAAATCACAGAGATGTACGATTACGTAGTAGTTGGGGGAGGGATAGAATCTTTTTTGTTATGTTTTCTGATTTTATACAATACTGGAAGAAGCAACATAGCCTTTGTTACGAAAAGTCCACCTGACATGTCCAAGGACTCTTCATTATCGAAGGTGGGGCTTAGACATGTTAGTACATCGGAATACACAAATTTCCTTTCAAAATTTCATATAAACGCTTTTTCTAGGAGTGTCCCTTCAGGTGGATGGAATGGAATAGATAGGGCACTGAGAACGCACGAAAAATATTGGCTAAAAAAACGGCTTCTAGAAAGGCGTTTTTTTTATCAAAATTTAGATTACAAATTAAAAAACTTGGCATTTAAAGGTCCTCTCTTGTGGAAAAAGTTTTTATCTAGCCATCCAGAATTTTCTACAGATATTGATTTAATCGAAGGCATCTATGCGATCTCCAATCACTGTGAAAGTGGTAAAGGTAGCACACAGCCACTAAGAATAGATGACATAGAAAGGAATTTAATTTGTGGAAGAAGTGTATCTTTCGAAAGTGACGGATTTAGCTTTAACTCGCTTAAATTTTGCAAAAAAA from the Neorickettsia sennetsu str. Miyayama genome contains:
- a CDS encoding sensor histidine kinase; protein product: MFNYIKSFILIVVTILLTSFLGYIKTEKTLLESSTERNAVNIRNIFNRLIWEKYSFMLEMYDFEPTKMYEKPQFMYFESEAKLLFEPLDVIQVEIFYKGETRVFSLNKYLEHAHHPYNHDLNNNISSTSIDNAGNIVVTVALNPEENPPSVIEITYDAKSLIRPFRITWIGFTLVVLFICSSLFFWSVMKIRESSKVLNEQFSINTKLKKAKESIEEISSQKSQFLANVSHELKTPLNAIIGFSDLIRTAEVLGTEHREYANDIYYSGNHLLNLINDILDFSKSELNNLEIKPTLFDLVRLTETCIRMTTTKRKEIKIVKSFFSNKILIKSDHKRVKQVILNILSNSIKFTNEDGLIRISIIRLPSEIEIEISDNGVGIPEKDIAKALSVFGQSNTELSRKYDGAGIGLPLSKKLVELMGGVFEIESKEGSGTVVKIRLPYRESNAA